The region acgatccagtcgttagaggatttgttgagaacttgcatattggatcatctgggtgcttgggaCGAGGTActacctttgatagagttcacctacaacaacagctttcatgcaagcattggcatggcgccatacgaggctctttacggtaggaggtgtaggactcctttttattggtatcaggatggagaagCAGTGTTGGTGGGATCAGAGTTAttagagcagaccaccgagaaggtgaggatggtgaggaataggatgcaggcttctcagagtaggcagaaggcctacgCGGACCGCAAgaggaggcctttggagtttgcagcgggagatcatgtgttcttgagggtgacccgaaccacgggcgtgggaagggctctcaactcaaggaagctttcgcccAAGTTCCCTGGCCCATATCAAATCACGAGGAGAATTGGGCCAGTGCCCTATGAGATAGCCctacccccgcagttggcgaaccttcatccggtgttccatgtgtcacagctgaggaagtatgtattcAATCCGGCCCACgtgttggaagctgaggatatacagatcagggaagaccTCACTGTGAAAGTACCACCCATAgctcttgaggatagcaaggttgaaGAACGTCGTGGAAAGACCGTTAGTCTTGTTaaggtcatctgggatcggcggacgggtgactcgacttgggagttagaggaggacatgagaaaatcacatccacaccTGTTTACcaggtgagtctttattttcgaggtcgacaattttcttgttggggagaatgtaaggcccccTTTTTATTTCTGCTTCCTTTAAGGGCTGCCCTACAGTAATGGGCCTAAAGGCCGACCCATAGGATAAAAGCCTTCATGTTGCCCTAATTCcacactcactctcactcttgCAGAAACTCAGCAGCCGTCACCTTCCCCTTTCGCACTAGAGCTCTGCTTGGGTTAGCCGTGTCATCTCGATCTGGTCCGCTCAAAGCACATGTTCCACTTTCTGCACAATGTAAGTGACCCTAAAACCTACTGTCCTTACTTCCCTTTTTGTATTCCACCGTTTAATGTTAGTTGATGACCTTGTTCTTCCTACTGTTCCGCTGTTCTGCCAGTTCCCTATCCGTCTCTCGAACTGCTGTGCTCCAGGGTCCAGTGTCGAGACCTGTACGAACccatttccaggtacgggaagttagggtttcgagtttgagtCGTCTTTGATCTATTTTTTAGCTTGTTGAATATTTGTATGGATAAAATTGTTGTCTGTGGGGTGTGGGATATCTTGTATGATCGGTGGGTTCGAAACTATAGCTACTACAGGTGAAACAGTGGCGATACCTGTtaatcttgcccaagcgagccagtctcgcctaggcgagacaaacaGGGATTCGCCCAAACCAGTTTGCGCGAAGGGTCGCCCAGGCGATCCGCTCAAATTTTTGAACGAGCAAACAtcttgcccaggcgagaggggtctcgcctaagcgagatcccgcgttagTTCCTAGATGCtctttcgagccctcgcctaggcgaagggggttcgcctgagcgagctcgcctcgcctgagcgagaccccctcagcctgagcgaggtgctgggtgAGACAGTGCTGTGATTGGATGTTTGTTTGTTCCTGAATGGTCTGTTTTGGTTGGGTATGAATGTATGATGagtgatatgtatataatggagtatgagGTATACAGAGTATGATTCCTGAATTacaaatgatgggtttggtatgaaagTTGGCATGATCTCTACATGACTTGTATATGATGAGTTGGTTACATATGTATGTGTGTGGGGCCACAAACTTGGCATGAGCAGTAATGAATCTTGGTGGTTGGTAAAGCTTTGGTATGGTTGGCATGAGGAGAAACACCTTACGCATGATCGAGAATAACGAGTTGGTAATGATTCAACATATGAGAAATGGAGATTTGTTATGGGTTTTGGGTGGAAACCTTATGTGCAACGTATGTATAAATCCTTGGTTGTTTATGTATGTTGGTCCGTgttagtgcataattccttggggtctctaggtgagactttcagggttgcgcttcagtggtcgggacgtaattccatggcccctgttagtgggtgtccatagtggtgccccatctgtataactaggtaaggattcaagttaaggttgcatcctgacactctaaggagtcagttagtctcacttagagcggactgacttctgtggtgagagtagcaggaggcctgaaattcattaagggctaaccttgtggtgagggaaatttgattcatcgtaacacttgtaacacatagctcaggatcgagcagctcgggggtgagcagaggtatccaccacaagtgcaagcatccgctgaatccgactaagttatacgtatccggatgagtcgagtcgagtcgtagtgtattgaatgaagagtcataacatgcttggctgttatatggatatgggatgatgaaaatatatttgactgtatgatgaatatgttgttggctctagcttacctattttgttgcatggttatattgtatgtggctgttctttcttgcgatgatcatcaatttgattgatgggagcagatgggcgaggttctcgtggtcaacaagggaatgacGATTCcactgcttagccatctgggctggagtcattttattcatgatttctttagggctacggccccTGTATCGTTTAATGCTTTCCTACTCTACACTCTTTGTTAGAATTGTATCTGGTTTATGTtagcatcgtggtgtgccaggttgtaggggttgtgttaaggaccccaagactacgctacTATACTTTTATTGCGtaacgtttcctttaatttcgtttaataattaaatgggacgttacaataaatatatatataaatatatatatatatatatatatatatatatatattataaactctttatttaattactatatttatAACTATACATAATTCtaatacttaaatataattatataaaaaaattatttctttaaatataataataattatattaatttatttaatactaatgatatttaatagggaaattagatagaatagaagatttttctttaaaaacataatatttaagataatgaataaaaataaaactaagttTTGATTATATCAATATACTTCAAACGTTAGATCAATTCAGTACTCTTTCAAGAACTAAATACACAAAATAGAGTAAATTCtagaataaaataagatttcaaCAAATGGAGACAATAACACACCAAGCAAATCAGAGTagaattcaaagaaaattcaacATCTTAAACAACGGTTTCCCAGCCCTTGGGATAAAAAATTCAAACGTATTGAAACTACCGTAAGGCCCACTATTTTTCTCCAATTTTATTCTATCCTAATTTAAAGGGGTTGCCCCAAATCAGTTGGGCTTGGGGTTGGCCCAAAGGGAAACTAGACCCTAATATGCCCTAACACTCCCATTCTTattcactttcagaaaacaaaTTCCCCTTGTTCCTCCCTAGAGTTGTTGTCGTCCCTCTACTAGGGTTTGACTTCCTTGCCGCTGTCAAGTTCGATCAAAGCTCATTCCTACTCAGTGTAAGTTACTCTTCGTCTCATACCACCCCTCTCTTGGCATATTTTCGTGTTTTCCCAGCTAGGGTTCTGTAGTGAGTTCATCTTAAGATCTATACCACTGTTTTTCCAGCTTCTAAGTTTATTCCTAGAGTTGTTGTGCTCTGTGGTTGGTGTCGAGGTCCTATACTAGCTCATTCTAGgaaagggaagctagggttcactCTTTTATTATGTCTTTCTGCTTGAGCCATTGTTATCTCGCTATGGTATGCCTTGTGTGTTTATGTGAACTTGTGAAATGCACTATTGGACTGCTTGGATCCTGTTGTGTGACTGTTGCATGAGAGAACAGtggtgagcactggttttctcgcccaagcgagcatgtctcacctaggcgagattaacagaggctcACCCAAGCTATTTTACGCGAGTagtcgctcaggcgagaggggtctcgcctaagcgagaatgcacGTAAGGTCTTCCTGTAAGTcgagatctcgcttaggcgaaaggagctcgcctgagcgagaatccctctcgcctgagcaaggcctttcagcctgagcgaggagctgggcgaggGTGCTTGACTATTTTGGTTGTTCTCTATTCTTGGATGGTCGGTACTTGCTtgaatttaattgttttgttaaaagcatgagatgaatgattatgcatgagtgatatggttcatggattgtgaatgatggATTTtgtatgatcttggcatgtgatttaaatgagatgattggtattaaagtggcatagtattggtatgagatgaaattctatattcatggattgggaagaatgagttggtatggattcaacatgtgaTATGAATGAGGATTGATTACAGAGGTTGGCATGAGGTTTATATGCctgataaatattacttggttgtttgaatatgaTTGGTATGTAGTCTGGACGTAaatccatgagcctctaggtgagacctcatggtggtgctttagtggtcgaaacgtaattccatgatccctgttagtgggagttcatggtggtgtcccattgatataatttagtaaggattaaggtaaggttgcattttgacgctctaaggagtcatttagtctcacatagagtggactgactcttgtggtgagagtagcaggaggcctgaaactcattaagggctaaccttgtgtggggggattgagacattgtaacacttagctcgagggtgagcaggaaaatccaccacaagtgcaagcatccactgaatctgactagattatatgtattcAGATGAGTCGAGTCTAAGTCTcagtgtattgtttgaaaggtcataacatgattggttgacatatTCGTTGGTCTGTGAAATAGAATGTATCTGtatgataaattgttttatactctagctcacccttttgcttgtttggttaTTTTGTATGTGGTTCTTTTCTTTTGCGaagatcatcaatttattgatgtgagtagatgcgagaggtactcgaggtcaataGGGAAGGGATGATTTCGCTGCGTAGCCCACCTGGGATGGATTCTACTGCTTTGGTTTTATTATAgggttatggcccatgtatttgcttgccctttaaatttaaattggagTATTGTTGAACTTTGTATTTTGTTTGTATCTGGTATCGTGGTGTGTCTTGGTTTCGTCTAGCAAAATTCTGGATATTGTACGGAGTAGTGTTATACTCTAGGACTTGTCTCTTATATTCTATCTGTgtggcatttcatttaaattaacgtatttatttaaatggggtgttacaactACTCATAGTAATCCAAGGGAAAATTACTACTACATGAGTACGGTAAAAGCCAATATCACTAACTTTACGTTCTTATGTTTTGCAACCCATATTCCTTCACAAAAGACCTACAAAACCATACAATAATCAACCATAAATCTAGCACTATTATCTTAAATACAATGTACTTTTTACAAGTTCAACAAATAGTTAAATATGAAGAATTatcaataataaacaataagtATTTGCAAATGTCACAGAAAATAGATCTCAAATGTAAAATGAATACTTTGTCATATACCTAAtacaacttcaattccaatgcATTCATTAGACTAATGTAAGATGCATCAGTGTATATGTAgacatatatgaaaaataaatatgatatcaGTCTTCTCAAGAGTGACACTTTCAACTTTCTTAAAAGAGGAAGGATTTTCTGAAGCAAACTTATTTGGTATCTTCTTGTCCTGATCCACATTCAAAAGAGTTACTTATGATTTggtttaaaaactttatttattattataataaaagacaGTATATCTtgtgacaaataaaaaaaatacataaatgatacaatagaaaaaaaatatcttacttAAGCAAAGactatatattgtatttttgattttcaaaataatgcattttaatacaaataaagtagattaaataaaacattaatttaaatcaCTAGTGACCAATATACCTCATTAGAAATTTCAGGTTCATCATTATAGATACCTTTGGAACCGTTAGCACCACCAACTGTCACGATTGCCAACACTACCAGTACGACAATGACAATTGTCAGCATCGCCAACATGATTGCGACCATCGCCAGCACCGTGACGATCATTCTAATTGTAACCATCGTTGTCGTAATCATCCTTGTTGTAACCATCATCGTTATAACCGTCCTTGTCATAACCACTCATGTCGTAACCATCCTTGTCGTAACCATCCTTGTTGTAATTGTTCTTGTCGTAACCGTCCTTGAAGTAACTGTCCTCGTTGTAACCATCCTTGTCACAGCCATCCTTGTTATAATCGTCCTCGTCGTAATCGTCCTTGTCGTAACCATCCTTGTTGTAACCGTTTTCGTTGTAACCATCTTTGTCATAATTGTCCTTGTCATAATCGCCCTCGTCATAACCATACTTGTTGTAACCGTCCTCATCGTAATCGTCCTTGTCATAACCATCTTTGTTGTAACCGTCCTTGTTGTAATTGTCCTTGTCGTAACCACCCTTGTCGTAACTGTTGTTATCGTAATCGTCCTTGAAGTAACCGTCCTCGTGGTAACCGTCGTTGTCGTAGCTGTCTTTGTTGTACCGTCCTTGATGTAATCGTCTTTGTTGTAACCGTCATCGTTATAACCATCTTTGTCATAATCGTCTTTGTCATAACCGTCCTTGTCGTAACTGTCCTTATTGTAACATTCCTCATCGTAGTCGTCTTTGTCGTAACCATCTTTGTCGTAGCCGTCCTTGTTGTAACCATCCTTGTCATAACCGTTCTTATTGTAATCGTCCTTGTCATAACCGTCCTCATTGTAACCGTCCTTGTTGTAATCGTCTTTGTCGTAACCATTCTTGTCGTAACTAGTCCTTGAAGTAGCCATCCTCATCGTAGTCATCCTTATCTTAGCCATCCTTGTCCTAATTGTCCTCTTCGTAGCCTTCTTTGTTGTAACCGTCGTTGTCATAACCATCCTGGTTGTAACCATTCTCATCATGATCGTCCTCATCGTAACCATCCTTGTCGTAACCGTCTTTGTTGTAACCGTCCTCGTCGTAATCATCCTTGTTGTAATCGTCCTCATCGTAACCGCTAAAACCATCATTACCATCACTACCACTAccactgccaccaccaccaccaccatcccTGCCAACACCAACCTCACTACCATTACCACCGTCACCGCCATTGCCACCGCTACCACCATCACCTCCCTTGCAATTGCAACCGCCACTACCAATCTTTACTTGTTTTGCCGATGCATTTTCCATGGAAATTGGTAACCTTTGCACCTTCAGCTTTAGTTATAGATTTTCCTAAAAGAATTTAACTATTAGTTATCACATGCTATTAAACacaactaaaaacatatttacaatACAACATTATCTTGACCTTTCAAATTACACAAAATAAAACCATGCttgaacaaacaaattaaataatagaacaataataatagtttaGTGAGAAATGAATGATCTCACCATAAAAGTAAAAAGTGTTACCCTCATTAGTAATGCCACATCAACACATAAGTCAAGGAAAAGTGAAACACGAATCAGATatgtaaatgaattttaatttagtaaaagaatCTTTATCTCAATGCCACGAATATACAATCATTACAATAAGAAATTTAAACAAACCATTAGCATGAACAAAATAGGTCCAGAATCATGGTTTTAACATTCATCGATAATGTAGAAAATTGCACTCAAATTAGGTCTATTTGAGCCACAATTGCAATCACAATCtcagtaaataaataattaagttacAGACAAATAAGATCAATAAGCCTTTTGAAAACCTTCACATAAAACTTTTAGAATATCATACGTTActttttctctaaaaaataacaatataaattaatgaatGAAAGCATAATATGAAGGAAAGGTAAGGTTAGAACTTTATATCTAGAAAAAAATGCACTAGCACTTTTCGCAGGGTACTGCAAAAGATGACACAAAAAGAATgatgcaaaagaaaaagaaaaagatgagagaaaaagTTACCCCGAAACTCTATTGGTGAGTCCATTTGTAGAACAACGT is a window of Vigna unguiculata cultivar IT97K-499-35 chromosome 4, ASM411807v1, whole genome shotgun sequence DNA encoding:
- the LOC114180522 gene encoding putative eggshell protein; this translates as MRMATSRTSYDKNGYDKDDYNKDGYNEDGYDKDDYNKNGYDKDGYNKDGYDKDGYDKDDYDEECYNKDSYDKDGYDKDDYDKDGRYNKDSYDNDGYHEDGYFKDDYDNNSYDKGGYDKDNYNKDGYNKDGYDKDDYDEDGYNKYGYDEGDYDKDNYDKDGYNENGYNKDGYDKDDYDEDDYNKDGCDKDGYNEDSYFKDGYDKNNYNKDGYDKDGYDMSGYDKDGYNDDGYNKDDYDNDGYN
- the LOC114180523 gene encoding aspartate and glycine-rich protein-like yields the protein MENASAKQVKIGSGGCNCKGGDGGSGGNGGDGGNGSEVGVGRDGGGGGGSGSGSDGNDGFSGYDEDDYNKDDYDEDGYNKDGYDKDGYDEDDHDENGYNQDGYDNDGYNKEGYEEDN